From the Nodularia sp. NIES-3585 genome, one window contains:
- a CDS encoding phycobilisome linker polypeptide — protein sequence MFGQTTLGAGSVSSSASRVFRYEVVGLRQNAETDKNQFDIRRSGSVFITVPYSRMNEEMQRINRLGGRIINISPLSAEEEN from the coding sequence ATGTTCGGTCAAACCACACTTGGGGCTGGTAGCGTTTCTTCATCTGCAAGCCGAGTCTTTCGTTATGAAGTCGTAGGCTTGCGCCAAAACGCAGAAACTGACAAAAATCAATTCGATATTCGTCGCAGTGGCAGTGTGTTTATTACAGTGCCATACAGTCGGATGAACGAAGAAATGCAACGCATTAACCGCTTAGGTGGCAGAATCATCAATATTTCACCATTGAGCGCTGAAGAAGAA